Below is a genomic region from candidate division KSB1 bacterium.
ATTCTGCCTCAAACTCTCCGCTCTCAACCGGGCACTTGCCCTTATCTGCCCACAGTGCGCAGCCCCACGCAATCAGCAGGGCGAAGTCCACTGCCACCGCGTCGGCGCCGCACGCAATCGCCTTGACCACATGCTCAGCCGCCCCAATCCCGCCCGAGACGATCAGGGTGACCCGATCGCGCAGTCCGGCCGCCACCAAGGCGCAATGCACATCCTGGAGCGCCTCGGGGAGAGGGCGACCTGCCTGGTCGCGCCCGATCTCGTCGGCGATCAGGTGAAGCACGGCCACGCCTGAGCGGGCATAGCGAACGACATCTTCTACCAGCCGCGAATCAAGTGGCAGGCGAAGGGCAACAATGGCTTGGGGGTATAGGTTGCGTAGGTCTTCCAAGCTTGCGGTCTCCGCGGTGCCCTCGACCTCCACATAGCGCGGCGACCAGGGCAGATGTGCGAGTTCGTTCATCGTTCCTAGCGCGCCCAAATGCGAAGTGCAATGGCTCACATCGTCAGCGTAATCGGAAGGGGCAAGCAATGCCAGTGTACCCAGCCTCTGTGCTGCTTCCGCCAAGGCGCGCAGCGCGCTGCGTCCGGGCAGGGGAAGGGGAAGCGGATCGAACAGGATCGGGATCGGGATGCTGAGCCAGGTCGGGAGGTCCGAGACCAGGTGCCCTTGCGTGTCGAAGACCAGGCGATCGAGACGAGCTCCGATGTCCACCTGTGTCGAGATGTATTCGCGCCCGTGGATTCCATCGCGAGTCGGGCGGACGATCTCGCTCATGTCCAGCCAAAGACCTTCGAATCCCTCGCCGGCAAACTTCCCCCCGTAGCCCCCTCCGGAGATGGGAATGCGCCCTGTCTCGGCCTGATACCAGGTCTGGGTGATGATCTCGGCCGTCCAATATTCATCGCCGCGCTGTGATCGCCCCGCAAAGACCGTATGTCCATATTTGACATACGCATCACCCTCGAGGAGGGCGAAGGTTGCTGGGTAACCGCCTGGGAGCGGAGGAACGGGACGTATGGGAATATGGTAACGGCTCGAACACATAGCACTTTCCAAGTACCGGCTCCTGGTGAGAATTTGTGCAGAGGGTGATTGAGATAAGTAGTTGAAAGGCATTAGAGAGATATTGGTAACTCTTGGATCGGGGGGATTGGACCCAAGTTACGAAGAGGTCTCTCTTGCCTGTTGCGGCATAATATAACAAAATCGACTTGAGGAATCAAGGACTATCACATGGGGAGCGTCAAACGGGGTCGGGTGGGCCTGCTTATCCCCTCGATGGTGATTGCTAGCCGGCGCAGGGGATGCTCCTCGTGCGGGCGCTGTGTGCCGGCGCGGGACCGAGTCCATGAACGGACCTGGATGCATCGACCCTTTTGGGGGGCCGGTCCGCATCTATTAGCAACGTGTACAGGTGCCGTGTCCCCGTTGCAGGGTGAAGGTGTAGCGGACATCCTTGACTAATGGGAGAGCTCCCTTGGTCAGCCGTCGATGGCGGCCTCAGCCAACTGCTCGAGGATGCTGCGCATGCGGACGGTGGCAGGGTTCTTTCGCGTTTCCTTGGAGGCAGTGTATGGGACAGTGACGCGGAGAGTTGCACCTGGGTTGGCATGTGGAAAAAACCGGTCCCGGGGTGATGGGCGTCGACGAGATCAGCGGCACGTGGCGCCACATCTCCCCCATGTAGATCTGGGTCGCAATGGTTCTGGCGGCCATGGATCAGGTCAGGCTCCAAGAGGCCCATCGACTGCGAGGCACCAACCCAGAACTGCTGACGAGCAGCTGCTACCTGTGGCTGAAGAACCCCTCGAATCTGAGACCCCAGGATGGGCAACGGCTGGAGTACCTGGAGGGATTGAAGCTGGGAGTCTTCGCCGCCTATCTGCTCAAGGGGCACTTCCGTCAACGGTGGCGGCGACTGACCAAAGAGGATGCCGGAGGCTTCGTGGACGGTTGGCTCGGGTCGGCTCGCAATTCTGGACTCGGACCCATGCCGCAGTCTGCCTCTCTGTTGTCCACGCGTCGCCAGGGAGTTCTTGCATACTTTGAGGTAACCCATTGACAATGGGGCCGCGGAAGCCAGGAACGCCAGTGCCAAGGCGATAAGCGTGAGGAGACGGAGCCACCCCTCGCCAACGGTGTTTTCCACAGTGCTGTGGCAGTGGCTGGGTGGTCTCCAAACGCCCACTTTCGTGCGCAAATTCGGGTGACGAGCCTCTTGTTTTGGGCCAAATATCATCCAAATCCCTGACGTGGAGAAAGGTAAGGCATTCCCCACCTCGGGCAGGGGCTGGTGGATGAGCTCCTATCTTGCTGGTGGCGTGAGTCCAATAAAACTCTGCCGGGGCCAGACAGTGCATAGGGTCACCTGGTGACCCAGCCTTGGAAGCCTTTGCCGTGTCTCCCCAAACTCCGGCCGGCGCTTTCCAGCTCCGGGCGTTTAGTGGCCTGGCGAACGACGGCTTCCTGCCGGGCCCGATGT
It encodes:
- a CDS encoding transposase; the encoded protein is MVLAAMDQVRLQEAHRLRGTNPELLTSSCYLWLKNPSNLRPQDGQRLEYLEGLKLGVFAAYLLKGHFRQRWRRLTKEDAGGFVDGWLGSARNSGLGPMPQSASLLSTRRQGVLAYFEVTH